The Hyperthermus butylicus DSM 5456 genome includes a region encoding these proteins:
- a CDS encoding 50S ribosomal protein L44e has translation MKVPKVIITYCPRCRTHTQHSVTVYKHGKRRSLAEGERRYRRKQEGYGSKRKPEQKRFAKVTKKIVLKLKCQKCGYILHRRGIRLKKVELVEVRH, from the coding sequence ATGAAGGTGCCAAAGGTCATTATAACGTATTGTCCCCGATGCCGTACACATACACAGCACAGTGTTACGGTATATAAGCATGGCAAGAGACGTAGCCTAGCTGAGGGCGAGAGGAGGTATAGGAGAAAGCAAGAGGGTTATGGTAGCAAGAGGAAGCCGGAGCAGAAGCGCTTCGCGAAAGTTACAAAGAAGATAGTATTAAAGCTTAAGTGTCAGAAGTGTGGTTACATACTACACCGCCGGGGTATTAGGCTCAAGAAGGTAGAGCTGGTGGAGGTGAGGCACTAG
- a CDS encoding Clp1/GlmU family protein — protein sequence MVLGAIFGAGAEFSIHSYRSYGVKALDDSIVEVELGAGAAVESPQPGEEVLDAWVSAVDSTLRRGCKRVMVLGPTDAGKSSLTALVVNRALLYGFRVGVVDADVGQADVGPPASVSAALVDKPILWLRELRADHIRFIGNITPQRSERRIVAAVVELVHRLLSRGAEVIAIDTDGWVQGLNSIEYKAEIARYTGVSAVFVIGDQKLYAMVRHVFAGIPCGVTLLPMPSVRRERDRVERRSLRREAYRRYLEPLYERMIYIDSVSIMGSCFFSGERLPPQQAARLAQILQVPVIAASETYDTVYVVTNGQPNPQNLEKASQTLQKQVYILDINLAVNALASLVGSDGEEKGLAIVKEIDFASGVIRVLTPYRGEVKGLILGNIRLSEELEETGRPLRCVI from the coding sequence ATGGTTCTAGGCGCAATATTCGGTGCCGGCGCCGAATTCAGCATACACAGCTACCGTAGCTATGGCGTTAAAGCACTAGACGATAGCATTGTTGAAGTAGAGCTTGGTGCCGGCGCAGCCGTCGAGAGCCCTCAACCAGGCGAGGAAGTTCTCGACGCGTGGGTCTCGGCTGTAGATAGCACACTGAGACGTGGTTGTAAAAGAGTAATGGTCCTGGGTCCTACAGATGCTGGCAAGTCTAGCCTTACTGCACTAGTGGTAAACCGGGCACTACTTTACGGATTTAGGGTAGGAGTAGTAGATGCTGATGTCGGACAAGCGGATGTAGGCCCACCAGCGTCTGTCTCAGCGGCTCTAGTGGATAAGCCTATACTCTGGCTCCGGGAACTCAGAGCAGACCACATAAGGTTCATAGGCAACATAACGCCACAGCGTAGCGAGCGCCGGATAGTAGCAGCAGTCGTGGAGCTAGTACACCGGCTCCTCAGCCGTGGCGCAGAGGTAATAGCAATAGATACCGATGGCTGGGTTCAAGGGCTAAACTCGATAGAGTACAAGGCTGAGATTGCGCGCTACACGGGGGTATCAGCAGTATTCGTTATAGGAGACCAGAAGCTCTATGCGATGGTTAGACATGTATTCGCGGGTATCCCATGTGGCGTTACGCTATTACCAATGCCGAGTGTTAGGCGTGAGAGAGATAGAGTAGAGAGGAGGAGCCTACGTAGAGAAGCTTATCGTAGATATCTTGAGCCCCTCTACGAGAGAATGATATACATAGATTCAGTCTCAATAATGGGCTCTTGTTTCTTTAGCGGAGAAAGGTTGCCACCTCAGCAGGCGGCAAGGCTGGCTCAGATTCTCCAGGTGCCGGTTATAGCTGCTAGTGAGACCTACGACACGGTATACGTTGTCACCAACGGTCAACCGAACCCGCAGAATCTTGAGAAAGCATCGCAGACTTTGCAAAAGCAAGTCTACATACTAGACATAAACCTCGCAGTAAATGCTCTAGCCTCCCTGGTTGGCAGTGATGGCGAGGAAAAAGGGTTGGCAATAGTGAAGGAGATAGACTTTGCCAGCGGAGTTATAAGGGTGCTAACACCCTATCGGGGCGAGGTTAAGGGATTAATCCTGGGCAACATTAGGCTAAGTGAGGAGCTAGAAGAAACTGGGAGGCCACTGAGATGCGTAATCTAG
- a CDS encoding transcription factor S — translation MKFCPRCGSLMTLRRTNDRTVWVCPSCGYTEELSQASEAQLAVLRKEIKHSEKERIVVVDPNVNWKAMPKTKAVCPRCGYHEAYVWVVQTRRADEPPTRFFKCVSCGYVWREYD, via the coding sequence GTGAAGTTCTGCCCGCGCTGTGGTTCGCTAATGACGCTGAGGAGGACTAACGACCGTACCGTCTGGGTTTGTCCGAGCTGCGGCTATACTGAAGAGCTTAGCCAGGCTAGTGAGGCGCAGCTTGCGGTACTGCGCAAGGAGATAAAGCATAGTGAGAAGGAGAGGATAGTAGTTGTAGACCCCAATGTAAACTGGAAGGCAATGCCTAAGACAAAGGCGGTATGCCCACGGTGTGGCTACCACGAGGCGTATGTCTGGGTTGTGCAGACCCGTCGTGCTGACGAGCCACCCACAAGGTTCTTCAAATGCGTAAGCTGCGGCTACGTGTGGAGGGAGTATGACTAG
- a CDS encoding RNA-protein complex protein Nop10: MQWLMRKCTVCGRYTLQRDRCPVCGGPVAVPHPPRFSPEDKYVVYRYRMKMLAGLIPRSESQA, translated from the coding sequence GTGCAGTGGCTCATGAGGAAGTGTACAGTCTGTGGCAGGTACACGCTGCAACGTGACCGCTGCCCAGTCTGTGGGGGCCCCGTAGCTGTACCGCATCCGCCACGCTTCTCCCCCGAGGACAAGTATGTAGTATATCGCTATAGGATGAAGATGCTTGCGGGACTAATACCGCGCAGCGAGAGTCAAGCCTAG
- a CDS encoding RAD55 family ATPase, whose protein sequence is MAICRRLLRAIEWPTTLLVYGPAGSGKTLLALELTAHQCRSGKCLYITTEGVQFLERAAKLKLSADQLVVLQVFDYLDLLHIVNLRQLPLYNIVVLDSVSSIAREGSEEALRTLSLVSALLYRVYEEYMVPILYTAQLSWKPGEGEKPSGIKPLSLWLRAIARLERVGQRYRLIIEEPEHNRGWEFSYRITERGLVWLNC, encoded by the coding sequence GTGGCTATATGCAGAAGGCTGCTGAGGGCCATAGAGTGGCCTACAACACTACTGGTATATGGGCCTGCAGGGAGCGGAAAGACCCTCCTAGCTCTCGAGCTTACAGCGCACCAGTGTAGAAGCGGAAAATGCCTGTACATAACTACTGAAGGTGTACAGTTTCTCGAGAGGGCAGCAAAGCTGAAACTTAGTGCTGACCAGCTAGTGGTGCTCCAGGTCTTTGACTACCTTGACCTACTACATATTGTTAATCTACGCCAGCTGCCACTCTATAATATCGTTGTTCTTGACTCTGTAAGCAGTATAGCACGTGAAGGCTCCGAAGAGGCCTTGAGAACCTTATCTCTGGTTTCAGCACTTCTATACCGCGTGTACGAAGAATACATGGTTCCAATACTGTATACCGCACAGCTATCCTGGAAGCCAGGAGAAGGCGAGAAGCCTTCTGGAATAAAGCCTCTAAGCCTGTGGCTTAGAGCTATAGCTCGACTTGAACGCGTTGGGCAGAGATATAGGCTTATCATCGAGGAGCCAGAGCATAACCGCGGATGGGAGTTCAGCTACAGAATTACGGAGCGGGGACTTGTATGGCTCAATTGTTAA
- a CDS encoding DUF2067 family protein: MPRVIKRKLYTINLPPGIPLEKIYEKVSSAFKAGYAEISIQGNKLFLEVVGTEYEIKDTWYRVRQAVSELWELYRLSKGMEASIEALVREVGRTFPPESLVYALRLRGYKAELSDDKSRITTNAPLDVVVEVARTIAEVIDELRFRVKGTAAKRMIAALAAGLQEPAEKVIEYGLRSRVLEETEEGIELREEWRRGLRKIAVLLKGAEAPLDQLGE; this comes from the coding sequence TTGCCAAGGGTTATAAAGAGGAAGCTTTACACGATAAACCTGCCGCCGGGAATCCCCCTGGAGAAGATCTACGAGAAAGTCTCGTCAGCTTTCAAGGCAGGCTATGCAGAAATCAGTATCCAAGGAAACAAGCTATTCCTTGAAGTGGTCGGTACCGAGTACGAGATCAAGGACACATGGTATCGTGTACGTCAAGCAGTCTCCGAGCTTTGGGAGCTATATCGACTCTCAAAGGGCATGGAGGCCAGCATAGAGGCCCTTGTGAGAGAAGTTGGTCGCACATTTCCGCCAGAGTCACTAGTATATGCGTTAAGGCTACGCGGCTACAAGGCTGAACTCAGCGACGACAAGTCAAGAATAACAACTAATGCGCCGCTAGATGTTGTTGTAGAAGTTGCTAGAACCATAGCGGAGGTCATTGACGAGCTTAGGTTTAGGGTTAAAGGTACGGCAGCTAAGAGGATGATAGCAGCACTAGCAGCAGGCCTGCAAGAACCCGCTGAAAAGGTTATAGAGTATGGGCTTCGCAGCCGTGTACTCGAAGAAACAGAGGAGGGTATCGAACTCCGGGAGGAATGGCGCCGCGGGCTACGTAAGATAGCGGTACTTCTTAAGGGGGCTGAGGCTCCACTAGACCAGCTAGGTGAGTAG
- the pcn gene encoding proliferating cell nuclear antigen (pcna) — MKLVFFDARIWRYIVSAISKVIEEGVFVVDPEEGFLFRAMDPSHVIMLNMRFPRDSFEVFEVDSKVELGVNFEDVAKVLRRASKEDKLEITSDGNTVSFAFIGKGYRKFTLPLLDITAEELPEPQLEFKAIVKVMSDVYRDAIKDVELIGDVIRFIASQDEFKVVSSSDIGEAEIIYTRESGSIIEMEVEDTQQASYTLEYFSDLSGAARVADTITIKFSSDMPALIEHELQQGAKFSFLIAPRVD; from the coding sequence TTGAAGCTTGTATTCTTTGATGCGAGGATTTGGAGGTACATAGTGTCAGCTATATCGAAGGTTATAGAGGAGGGGGTATTCGTTGTAGATCCCGAGGAGGGTTTCCTCTTCCGTGCAATGGACCCATCACATGTCATAATGTTGAATATGAGATTTCCACGAGACTCCTTCGAGGTATTCGAGGTAGACTCTAAGGTTGAGCTGGGAGTAAACTTTGAGGATGTAGCTAAGGTTCTACGTAGAGCCTCGAAGGAGGACAAGCTTGAGATAACTTCTGATGGCAATACGGTCTCGTTCGCGTTCATAGGTAAGGGGTATAGGAAGTTTACATTGCCGCTCCTCGATATTACTGCTGAGGAGCTTCCCGAGCCACAGCTAGAGTTCAAGGCGATAGTGAAAGTTATGAGTGACGTGTATCGCGATGCGATAAAGGATGTTGAGCTTATAGGCGATGTTATAAGGTTCATAGCATCCCAGGACGAGTTTAAGGTAGTCTCTTCAAGTGATATTGGTGAGGCTGAAATAATCTATACGCGGGAGAGCGGTAGCATCATAGAGATGGAGGTTGAGGATACGCAGCAGGCCAGCTATACGCTCGAATACTTCAGCGATCTATCCGGTGCTGCTAGGGTTGCAGACACTATAACGATAAAGTTTAGCAGCGACATGCCCGCTCTCATAGAGCATGAACTCCAGCAAGGGGCAAAATTCAGCTTCCTCATAGCACCGAGGGTAGACTAG
- a CDS encoding DNA primase small subunit domain-containing protein gives MPRSQDPVMRTRRFLEHLTRKYYERARVKLPGDFSLREFALQTWTGKSYLRHLSFASTEAVHRLLVEKAPRHFYYSSARYDQPGADDMDAKGWRSADLTFDIDADHLPECSGSIVEVDGGIEGKTSFIEEALCMRAAALRAQILYDILVYELGFDKSRIAIEFSGHRGFHVTVYLDDFDDYAKAGSDVRREIVNYVKALGLRADVLEPWTMLQVRRGKPIPIPPNVQLAGARGRVARIIRRLALRDGAIDIVKAVEGPSTTYSEELREYEDKARQLIGVEIDEQVSVDVKRLIRVPYSINGKTGLLVKPVTVDELDEFVVDETLSPFAREPPVRIRVVTSLPSSVTILGNRLKLREGDSPRLPAPVAVYLMAKGVAVLAQ, from the coding sequence ATGCCGCGAAGCCAGGATCCCGTAATGAGGACACGCAGGTTCCTAGAACACCTAACCCGCAAGTACTATGAGAGGGCGCGTGTCAAACTACCCGGAGACTTTAGCCTACGCGAGTTTGCTCTCCAGACCTGGACAGGTAAGAGCTATCTACGGCACCTCTCATTCGCGAGTACAGAGGCTGTACATAGGCTACTAGTCGAGAAAGCGCCACGGCACTTCTACTATTCCTCAGCACGCTACGACCAGCCTGGCGCAGACGACATGGATGCTAAGGGGTGGCGCTCGGCTGACCTAACATTTGATATTGACGCAGATCATTTGCCGGAATGTAGTGGCAGCATAGTAGAGGTTGACGGTGGTATTGAGGGGAAGACTAGCTTTATAGAAGAGGCATTATGCATGAGGGCTGCTGCTCTCAGAGCACAAATATTGTACGACATACTTGTCTACGAGTTGGGCTTTGACAAGTCCCGCATAGCTATAGAGTTTTCGGGGCATAGAGGGTTCCACGTAACAGTATACCTTGACGACTTCGATGATTATGCAAAGGCGGGATCAGATGTTAGGCGTGAAATAGTAAACTATGTTAAGGCTCTCGGTCTCCGTGCCGACGTACTTGAGCCATGGACAATGCTGCAGGTGAGGAGGGGGAAGCCTATACCCATACCGCCAAACGTTCAGCTTGCGGGTGCGAGGGGTAGGGTTGCAAGGATTATACGACGCCTAGCACTCCGCGACGGCGCTATAGATATTGTAAAGGCTGTGGAGGGTCCCTCTACAACTTATAGTGAGGAACTTAGAGAATACGAGGATAAGGCTCGCCAGCTCATAGGTGTCGAGATTGACGAGCAAGTTTCCGTTGATGTTAAGCGGCTTATACGTGTACCCTACAGCATAAACGGCAAGACGGGTCTCCTAGTAAAACCAGTTACTGTTGATGAGCTAGACGAGTTCGTAGTAGATGAGACGCTTTCACCCTTTGCACGCGAGCCCCCAGTGAGGATACGTGTTGTTACGAGTCTCCCTAGCTCGGTGACCATATTGGGTAATAGACTGAAGCTACGCGAGGGTGATAGCCCCCGCCTTCCTGCCCCAGTAGCTGTATACTTAATGGCTAAGGGTGTGGCAGTCCTAGCCCAGTAG
- a CDS encoding CDP-2,3-bis-(O-geranylgeranyl)-sn-glycerol synthase — MAQLLTPLESILAIIPALAANGAPVLLKYHGTPIDGGKRFLDGRPVLGPGKTWEGLATGILYGSVIALLAASATCNPKLYAAGVFASIGAMLGDMLGAFIKRRLGLERGAPAPLLDQLDFYSGALLALYAAGYVVHPAVALTFTPIVIALHRLTNMAANRLRLKPVPW, encoded by the coding sequence ATGGCTCAATTGTTAACCCCTCTAGAGTCCATACTTGCTATCATTCCCGCACTAGCAGCTAATGGTGCACCCGTCCTGCTAAAATACCATGGAACACCAATTGACGGTGGCAAACGCTTCCTGGATGGAAGGCCGGTTCTAGGCCCGGGAAAAACTTGGGAGGGACTGGCAACCGGAATTCTCTACGGCTCAGTTATAGCCCTACTAGCTGCCAGTGCTACCTGCAACCCCAAACTCTACGCTGCAGGTGTATTTGCAAGCATAGGCGCCATGCTCGGGGACATGCTGGGAGCCTTTATTAAGAGGAGGCTTGGCCTGGAGAGGGGTGCTCCAGCACCGCTACTCGACCAGCTGGACTTCTATAGTGGTGCTCTACTAGCACTCTACGCTGCAGGATACGTAGTGCACCCAGCTGTAGCACTCACATTCACACCAATAGTAATTGCGCTCCACAGGTTAACAAACATGGCCGCTAATAGGCTGAGACTGAAACCTGTGCCATGGTAG
- a CDS encoding RpoL/Rpb11 RNA polymerase subunit family protein: MPQAGRVKLLKREANTIEVELEGEDQTIANLIAKYAIRKPGVVYASYIISHPLVSNPVIVLSTDGSRDPLDVLEEVLKDIITDAKKFIEEFDRALESGEKCEVKA, encoded by the coding sequence ATGCCGCAGGCTGGCAGGGTTAAGCTACTAAAACGAGAAGCCAACACTATAGAGGTTGAGCTGGAGGGTGAGGACCAAACAATAGCCAACCTAATAGCAAAGTATGCAATACGCAAGCCCGGCGTAGTCTACGCCTCCTACATAATATCGCACCCCCTAGTTTCAAACCCTGTGATCGTGCTAAGTACGGATGGGAGCCGCGATCCGCTAGATGTACTGGAGGAGGTTCTCAAGGACATAATAACTGATGCAAAGAAGTTCATCGAAGAGTTTGACCGGGCCCTTGAAAGCGGTGAAAAGTGTGAAGTTAAAGCCTGA
- a CDS encoding translation initiation factor IF-2 subunit alpha, with protein MPIQRKELPDVGELVVATVKEVYDYGAYLTLDEYGGLEAYLPWSEVASRWVRSIHDVVKPGQKIVVKVIRVNKRKKQVDVSLKRVTDSERRRKMMEWKRAQKAERILELVAQKLGKSLEEAYEAVGKKLEDYYGELMAAFEEVVIRGEQALREAGVPEEWVQPLLEEIKRHVEVKRVKIAGVLTVRSLAGDGIERVKKVLLTVKDAIENSSPDIKVKLYTVGAPRYRLELEAYDYKTLEKALAKALEEGEETAKSLGVEFSFTREKQ; from the coding sequence GTGCCGATTCAGAGGAAGGAGCTGCCAGACGTGGGAGAACTCGTGGTTGCGACTGTAAAGGAGGTATACGACTACGGTGCATACCTTACACTCGACGAATACGGTGGTCTCGAGGCATACCTGCCATGGAGCGAGGTTGCTTCCCGTTGGGTTCGCAGCATACACGATGTTGTTAAGCCTGGTCAGAAGATAGTTGTCAAGGTTATAAGGGTTAACAAGAGGAAAAAGCAGGTTGACGTCTCGCTAAAACGTGTAACCGATAGCGAACGCCGCAGGAAGATGATGGAATGGAAAAGAGCTCAGAAAGCTGAGAGGATACTAGAGCTGGTCGCGCAAAAGCTCGGTAAGAGCCTCGAGGAGGCCTATGAGGCTGTGGGGAAGAAGCTTGAGGACTACTATGGAGAACTCATGGCAGCCTTTGAGGAGGTTGTCATTCGCGGCGAGCAAGCGTTGCGCGAGGCAGGAGTCCCAGAGGAGTGGGTTCAACCGCTACTTGAGGAAATTAAGAGGCATGTGGAGGTTAAGCGTGTAAAGATAGCTGGCGTTCTCACTGTTAGAAGTCTGGCTGGCGATGGTATTGAGAGAGTTAAAAAGGTGTTGCTAACAGTGAAAGATGCTATTGAGAACTCGTCTCCCGACATAAAGGTTAAACTATACACTGTAGGAGCACCAAGGTATAGGCTTGAGTTGGAAGCATACGACTATAAGACGCTTGAGAAGGCGTTAGCTAAGGCTCTTGAGGAGGGTGAGGAGACTGCTAAGAGCTTGGGTGTAGAGTTTAGCTTTACGAGGGAGAAGCAGTAA
- a CDS encoding 30S ribosomal protein S27e, giving the protein MVSKFKILVPQPRSRFLLVRCPVCGNEQVIFSHATFPARCLVCGAQLVEPTGGKAKILGQVVRVLG; this is encoded by the coding sequence ATGGTCAGTAAGTTCAAGATACTAGTACCACAGCCGCGTAGCAGGTTCCTCCTAGTGAGATGCCCGGTTTGCGGTAATGAGCAAGTGATATTCAGCCATGCAACATTCCCAGCGAGATGCCTTGTGTGTGGAGCACAGCTAGTAGAACCAACAGGAGGTAAGGCTAAGATACTTGGCCAGGTGGTACGTGTCCTAGGCTAA